In Papio anubis isolate 15944 chromosome 20, Panubis1.0, whole genome shotgun sequence, the genomic window tttttttttaatagaaaagtacCCTGAGAACCCTGGTCTATGGAGGGCTTTAAATGCCATTCCCTCATTGAGTCCCCCAGGAAAGCGCCATGAGGTGGTTAGAGGTCTTGGGTTTAGAGTCAGGTATTTTCTATCTCCAGGCTTGTGGGGACGTCCGAGTGATGTGACCAACCCCATACATGGTCCGTGGCTGTATGAGCACAGGATGTATGTCCTTGTttgcttcccttccttccctgtgCCTGTATCCCCTGGAGTGAGCCAGCCCCCACTCCAAGTAGAAGCGATTCCTCCCCGACCTCCCCGGTTCTCCCCCACGGGCCAGCCCATTTAAGGCGAAGGTCGAAGGGAGTCTGCGCTATGAGGCCGGCTGTGACTTGTTGTCGTAGCACATCAGAACAACAAAATCACTAGTCTTCCACACAGCACTAGACCATAGCCACTCTAATCTTCTTCACCACCCCCTGCCCCATGTCTGAGATCGCTGCCCAGTTCCTCCTTCTCACCTGAGCCAAGCTGTGACACCTGGGCTTCCTGCCTCTGTGCTGCCTCCCTGTTTTCCATTCCTGGTTCTCCTGGAGAGAGGCAGGGTCTGATCTCCAAGGGCCCAACTCCCACCCAGGCACGTCAGAGACATGGGATTTAGAGTTGGATGGATGCGGTTGACTTACAGCTTCACTTGTGGGCTGAGAGCCCCTGCGTGggttatttttctgcctttttcggGGCCTTGGGTTCCCCAAATGTCACGTGGGCACAGTAATAGCCATGTCCTAGGGTTGAAGATGGCATGATATGCTGTATGTACAATGCTTGGCACAAGGTTCCTCACTGAAGTCTGGAAGGGACACCATAATGTCATGTTAGCAGGCACCTGTTACCCCAGTGAGGCATCTTACCTGTCGAAAATTCCGGACTTGggtcaggtgcggtgactcacaactataatcccagcactttggggggctgaggtgggcggatcacgaggtcaagagtttgagaccagcttggttaacatggtgaaaccccgtctctactaaaaatacaaaaattagccaagagtggtggcggtacctgtaatcccagatactcgggagtctgaggcaggagaattccttgaacccgggaggcagaggttgcagtgagccgagatcgtgccactgcaccccagcctgggcaacagagcaagactccgtctcgaaaaaaaaaaaaaaaaaaaaaaagaaaattgcagactTCTGTGTGTGCTTATCTGGAAAGTACTTTGTTTAAAGATCCATTACATGAGGGGCAGGTCTCCAGAAATGCCAGGCACCTCACACCACCCTCTCTCGTCCTCCTCCTGCAAAATCAGGGTCAAAGGGCTCTCCCGTTACCTGGGGGAGTTGTCCAGGGTTCTGGCGCCGAAACGGAGCCCTCTGGGAACTGTCCTGAGCCCCGGTGCTGAAACAGATCGCGGTTCTCTCCTTGGAACCCCCGAGAGGCGCTGTCCGTATACTTGGTGCTGAAATAAATAGCATTCTCCTCCTTTGGTCGGGGGAGAGCTGTCCCTCGTGCTGAAGAAAACTtgattttcctctctctcccggTTCTCCCACCCCTCTTCGTTCTCGGTTCCTCCGATTCTTGGGAAACCCCACCCCCACTCAATTTATTTCCCCTCCTAGCTTCTTCCTGGGGAGCTTCAGAATGGCATTGGGAGGGGGAGACACGGAGGGGTCGCAACTAGCACTGATACCTGCTCCTCACCCTGTACCACGTCCCCAGAACTTACCTCCCAAGCAGTCTGCCCCACTGATTTCTGCTTTCCAGACCGTCAAACTTCGCTGTCTCTGTCCGTTCCTGGGAAAATGTCCACGCACCGACCTGCAAACCAGTCTAATTCCCGGCATCCCATGTCCCTCAGACCACCCCTCCTCCCACGCAGCTGCGGGCCTCCCCCTCTGTGTGCCTCACCTGCTTCCAGTCTTGTTGGCAGATGCAGGTGTCCCGTGGCTGCCGAGGCAGGGACCTGCGCTTTTATAGGCTTCGGGGAAGGCGGAGCGCCAGGAATCCTGGGAGGGGCTTCCCCAACTGGCCAATGGGATTCCGCCTCAGAATGAAGCTCCAAAGATTACCTCATAGGTTGTGGCCCACGCTTCAGAATAAAAGTCTGGCACCGGCCCAAAAACTGGgctagaggattttttttttttggatggggaAGGAGCATTCATTGTGGACCACGGAGTCTCCGCACTCTCTCCAATCCCCTCCTGGGTTCCTGAGCTCCAAGTTGGTTCAGGTGTCCTGGCTGGTACCTGTTTCTTCGCATTGCCAATTTTTGCGATTGCTCCTGgttcaggaaagaaaaagctgGTAAACTGTTTTGGGAAAAATAAGGGCTGTTGAGAATATTAAAGTCCAGTTCCACCTAGGGCAACTGACGTCTGTGAAaatggaggactcagaagactCTGGGGCAGAGATGGGACTTAAGCCTGAAGCTTTTGATTCCTTGACTCAAAACCCAACTTATAAAATTCAGCTTATTGTAGTGCTATACTGGGCAGGCTCTGAACCAAAAAACGAAGAAGCTGGGGTTCaaattcagatttttcttctCGTTCCTTTGGGACATTGGGCACAGTTGTGCCTCACTTTTTGCAACTGTAAAGTGGTAATAGTAGAGCGTTTGATGAGGAATTAATGATATGGTGTGGATTGCATGTTGGAAATAATCAGGGCAGGCGCTAATGACTTGAGTGAGGCACTGGCCTCAGGTGCAAAATTTAAAGGAACACCAAAAAACTCAATAATCAAGATAAGTAgtatttcaggccaggtgcaatggctcatgccattgagcacttcgggaggcaaaggtgggaggatcacttgaggagttcaagatgagcctgggcaacacagtgagaccccgtttctgagagagagggggaggagagagagagagaggggtcggaggggagagagagagagagagagaatggcacctgtggttccagctacttgggaggctgaggtgagaggatcacttgaggccaggaggtcgaggctgcagtgtgctatgattgcaccactgcactccagcctaggtgacagagcaagactctgtctcaaaaaaaaaaaaaaaaggccgggtgcagtggctcaagcctgtaattccagcactttgggaggccgaggcgggtggatcacgaggtcaggagatcgagaccatcctggcgaatgcagaaaccctgtctctactaaaatacaaaactagccgggaaGAGgtggccgggcgcctgtagtcccagctgctccggaggctgaggtgagaatggcgtgaactctggaggtgtagcttgcagtgagctgagatccggccactgcactccagcctgggcgacagagcgagactccgtctcaaacaaacaaacaaacaaaaaaaatcagtgctatgttttaagaaatcaaaatgtATGCCAAAATCcacaatgaacaaaatatcaaaaatgtcAATAAAGGCAGAACCAGCCTTTCTGACTTTTCCTTTTGCCTAAGGTCCCAACATGGCTTGGCATGGCACTAGCAATCGTGTCTGTTTATGGTAAGTTTTGTAATGACACAATTGTTATTCTTTCCTGATCTATTCCACCCATGTATTTGCTCAACAAACTTTTGTTGTactaggcactggagatacaTACATGAATTCAGCAAACAACCTTGTCTTTACGGCGGGTAAAGACACGAAAACCCTGCTCACATGCTGGTATGGGTATTGGGCTGAAGGAACAGTTAGTGTAAAGGCCCTGCTGGAGGTGGGGGAAAGAACAGGCCCTGGAGGGTGAGCAAGCGTAGAGGGGACAGTTAGGATATAAATCTGGGGACAGCTGGACAGGACCTGATCATTCAGGCCAGGACCAAAGTGAAGTTCCTTAGGTTGCACAGGAAAACCTCCCACCCTTTCTCTCCCCTCATCCCTAAGCTTTTACTCTGTGCCAGGGTCAGAGCCAAACATTTCACCTGATGTGTGTTCTGAAGGCCTCAGGGCAGCCTGATAAGATAGATCCCGgtcaggcacgttggctcacccctgtaattccagcactttgggaggccgaagcgggtggatgacctgaggtcaggaatttgagaccagcctgaccaaatggtgaaaccctgtctctattaaaaatattggccaggcacagtggctcaagcctgtaatcccagcactttgggaggccgagacgggcggatcacgaggtcaggagatcgagaccatcctggctaacacggtgaaaccccgtctctactaaaaaaaaaaaaatacaaaaaactagccgggcgaggtggcgggcgcctgtagtcccagctactcgggaggctgagccaggagaatggcgtaaacccagaaggcggagcttgcagtgaggggagatcatgccactgcactccagcctgggcgacagagcaagactccgtctcaaaaaaaaaaaaaaaaaaaaaaagaaggaaggaaggaaagaaagaaggaaagaaagttagTTCTTTTTAgcagggtgcctgtaatcccagcactttgggaggcccaggcaagtggatgacctgaggtcaggagtttgagaccagactgggcaacatgttgaaaccccatctctactaaaaatacaaaaattagttgggcatggtggtgcctgcctgtagtcccagctactcaggaggctgaggcaggagaatcacttgaacccaagagttggaggttgcaatgagctgagattatgccattgcactccagcctgggcaacaagagcaaaactccatctcaaaatacacactgagagagagagagagagagagagagagagagaggaaggcaggctttttggctgggtgtggtggctcatgcctgtaatcccagcactttgggaggctgaggtgggcaaatcacgaggtcaggagttcaagaccagcctggccaagatggtgaaaccccgtctctactaaaaatacaaaaaattagctgggtgtggtggcagatgcttgtaatcccagctacttgggaggctgaggcaggagaatggcttgaacctgggagaaggaggttgtagtgagctgagatcgcgccactgcactccagcctgggcgacagaacgagacttcatctcaaaaaaaataaaaaataaaaaaaaaaagaagacttcttttttttttttttttttttttttttgagacaaggtctcactctgtgacccaggctggagttcagtagtacaatcatggctcactgcagtctctgcctcctggctcaggcaatcctcctacttcagcctcctgaatagctgggactacaggtgtgcaccaccatgccaggctaattttaaaaattatttgtagagacagggtcgccctatgttgcccaggttggtcttgaactcctgggctctgcgatcctcccacctcagcctcccaaagtgctgaaattccaggcatgagctatcatgcctggctgatatgTACGTTTTATAGATGGCTAGAGAGGGGAAGGGGCTTGCGGAAGGACCACAGGGAGAGGGTGTGGGAGTTGGGATGGGGACCCCAGTCTGTTAACCCCAAAGTTTAATCTCTTATCAATTGTTCATTCCATTTCCTGTGCCCTTCCAGAAGCACACGCATATATAAGTGTGTACATTCTCCGCCCACATGCACAtttgctactttttatttttattttttatcttactattttgttttgttttattttattttattttattttattttatttttgagttggaatctcactctgtcacccacgctggagtgcagtggcacaatctcaactcactgcaacctccgccttccggtttcaagtgattctcctgcctcagcctcccaagtagctgggattacaggcacccgccaccagactcggctaatttttgtatttttagtagagatgagttttcactatgttggccaggctggtcaacctgacctcaagcaatctgcccaccttggcctcccaaattgctgggattacaggcgtaagccaccgtgcccagcctggcttCCTTCCCTCAGTAGAACACACTAGAGATCCATTCATGCTACTGTGTGAACCCGGAGttagttcctttttattattaagtagtattccatcatgtggATGAACTATGGCTGTTTAGCCATTCATCAGTCCAAGGACATTAGGTTCTGGAACATCTTCTGTGTTTGGAGATTATtaggaataaagctgctataaatattttcatgcaGGCTTTCATGTGGGTGATAAATTTTCACATCTCTAGGGTAACACCTAGGAGtgcgatggctgggtcatatgggaagtgtatatttaactttataagaaaccgTCAAACTTCCAGAGcgattgtattttagtagagagggggtttcaccacattggccaggctggtctcgaactcctgacctcaagtgatcctcctgccttggcctcccaaagtgttgggattacaggcgtgagccaccgcgcccagctatagCTGACGTTTTTATAATAACTTTCCGTGCACTGGGTCCTTGCTCATTCAGGCTCTGCCCTTGTCTATTCGCTGAGAATCTGAGCTTCCCGGAGAGACCCCTTTGTTCAgtttttctcctctctgggtctctgtgttCTGTAACATTTCCTTGTGTCCCAGGAGATAGACAAGTGTGGGTGGGCAGAGGCAAACGAATCTCTTTAGAAAATGTCCCCACGACTCCAGTTAGGAACAGTAGCTAATTGTCTCTGGAATAACAAGGCAGCAATGAGTATTAATTAATAGCTCATCAgggtagaaaagaaaagtctaGGAATAAGGGTCTTGGACAATTCCTCCTccctgtgtgtgcgtgtgcacacacagacacatgcacacacgcaagCACAGGCAGCCCCTTCCTCAGTCGTTACTATAGAGACCTGTTTTCTGCCACCCTCATGAGCATTTACAAATCAAGACTGCACAGATGGTGACCTCAGCGGGTCTGTTGTTCTTTCTTCTAAGGACAATTTCTGGAGCCCTGAGGATTAAGGAAACAGGGCTACTCTGGACAACATCTGCCTGGGGCCCCGAAACCTGACCCGCAGCCCGGGCAAGGGGAGATTAGCAGAGGCGTTTACCCAGAAGAGGCAGGGCACGAAAACAGGACCACACGCAGGTCACCCTCCCCACCTGAGGCCACCCAGGGAATCCCTAATGAAGGTCTCAGTTCCTGCTTCCTGGCACGTTAATGCTTCGGAGGCAGTGGGAGAGGAGAGAATCTTGCAATGTCAGTCCTGGAACTACTGCAGTATTATGAACTAgggtttattgagcatctattttgTGCCAAGCACTTTAGGGTGATGATGGTGGCCTGATGTTGGTGCTCATTGTCTGTCACTCACTATGTGCTAAGCGCTTTATAGACCATAGAGAGCCAGGTCGTACATTTTAATTGGCACTGTATTTCCCAATGCCTGAAATTCACTGAGTGACTGAATGATCTAAGTTACTCCTTAAAGCTGCCCTGCAGTACAGTCACTGAATCTCAGTGTTCTGAtgtggaaactgagtcccagagaggtggagacattttccccagggACATCCAGCAAACAGGGGGCAGAGAAGGGCTCTGAAGGGTGGCCTTCCTATTATAGAGCCCCCCTACTTTTCAATTccttgaggcccagagagctctAGCAGCACGtcagaggcccaggcaggacTAGAATCCAGCTTTCCTATCCCCttctttaatgtttcttttcttggctTAATACTTTCTGGCAGCCCTAACGTGAAGCACAATGTCCTGAAAATACTGATTCCCCATAGGTATTTGTCAATGATATGATGAGTTCCAGATCTGGACCTTCCAGAACCTTCTGGAACCTTCTGAAACCTTTCCAAGGTATCTGTTCCAACTCACACCCTCATCCTCCAGGGAACCAGGACCTGTTATTTTGTTCCTGTTTGAAAGAtagggaaaagggaagaagacAGAGGTCGGATTGCTAGCCTGTAGTCATACTGAAAGACAGAGGCTGTCTGGGGCTAGGCTTGGTATTTCTCCGCCATCTTGCTGCTCCCCTCAATGGCTCTTCTCTTGGCATCTGCCTGTTCTCAAAAGCGATTTTCTAGCTTTCTGTTGGTTCCGTGGCCGTCACGGCTTCCTTCCAATCAGTCCCCAGTCTGTGTAAATGATGGTgccagctaccatttattgaaaaccgGCTCTTCTCTTCATCTCATCCTCACATTAGCTTTCCAAGCTTGGTGCTTATTCGTACCATTTCCCAGGGGCAGAAGCAAGCGGAGAGTTGAGacacttgcccaagttcacacagcagAGACGCAGAGAGCTGCCTTTTGAGACCAGAGTCCCCACTTTCAGCTGGATTCTGTGGTTGGTGCCTGTCTGAAGTGGGACCAGACCCCCAGCCTCCAAAAAGGTGGCTCTTGGGCTGCAGAGCCAAGCCAAGTTCCTGCAGA contains:
- the LOC101012382 gene encoding uncharacterized protein LOC101012382 encodes the protein MRRNSWGSPSQDSWRSAFPEAYKSAGPCLGSHGTPASANKTGSRNGQRQRSLTVWKAEISGADCLGAPSIRTAPLGGSKERTAICFSTGAQDSSQRAPFRRQNPGQLPQTSVRNLVPSIVHTAYHAIFNPRTWLLLCPRDIWGTQGPEKGRKITHAGALSPQVKLRTRNGKQGGSTEAGSPGVTAWLSLECTPPTSTQSSPQLTLPSSASSIKGNDPYCLTIAHVKSVLTFS